A part of Miscanthus floridulus cultivar M001 chromosome 6, ASM1932011v1, whole genome shotgun sequence genomic DNA contains:
- the LOC136459248 gene encoding UDP-glycosyltransferase 87A2-like, which produces MAAAAGETRGCGCHIVAVPFPGRGHVNAMMNLSRFLAARGAAVTFVVTEEWLDLIRSSSTAAAEPAGIRIRTIPNVIPSEHGRAANHSGFLDAVATEMEAPFERLLDGLEGPPPAALVADAYVPWVVGVGNRRGVPVWSLFPMSAAFFYAYYHFDRLPAWFTDYEHALDSGETIGNSDQRLGHYTAGHASSSIRLSDLEPLIHDKRKVKHILATISSVRNAQCLLFTTMYELEASVIHSLRSGLSCPVYPIGPCIPYMALEDQHTMSNGKVASQGDYFTWLDSQPVNSVLYVSLGSFVSVSASQLEEIALGLVASEVKFLWILREQSPRVQELFAGINNGMILPWCEQLKVLCHRSVGAFLTHCGMNSTLEGVFAGVPMLALPLFFDQPINGRLIVEDWKVGLNFRDWASKDGLIGREDIARAVKKLMSSDETETKALRKHALELKEASRRAVHKGGSSYCNLSSLMETVCTPK; this is translated from the exons ATGGCCGCCGCCGCGGGCGAGACCCGCGGCTGCGGCTGCCACATTGTGGCGGTGCCGTTCCCGGGCCGCGGCCACGTCAACGCCATGATGAACCTGAGTCGCTTCCTCGCCGCCCGGGGCGCGGCGGTCACCTTCGTCGTCACCGAGGAGTGGCTCGACCTTATccgctcctcctccaccgccgccgccgaaccGGCCGGCATCCGCATCCGCACCATCCCCAACGTCATCCCTTCCGAGCACGGCCGCGCCGCCAACCACTCGGGCTTCCTCGACGCCGTCGCCACAGAGATGGAGGCGCCCTTCGAGCGCCTTCTCGACGGGCTCGAGGGCCCGCCGCCCGCGGCGCTCGTGGCGGACGCCTACGTTCCCTGGGTCGTCGGCGTCGGCAACCGGAGGGGCGTCCCCGTCTGGTCGCTCTTCCCCATGTCCGCCGCCTTTTTCTATGCCTACTACCACTTCGACCGCCTCCCGGCCTGGTTTACTGACTATGAGCACGCGCTGGACTCCGGTGAGACTATAG GTAACTCTGATCAGAGACTTGGGCACTATACCGCTGGACACGCTTCAAGTTCAATAAGGTTGTCAGATCTTGAGCCCTTAATTCACGACAAGAGAAAAGTGAAGCATATCCTAGCAACCATCTCTAGCGTTAGAAATGCTCAGTGTCTCCTTTTCACCACCATGTATGAGCTTGAGGCCAGTGTCATCCACTCGCTAAGGTCAGGACTCTCTTGTCCAGTGTACCCAATCGGCCCCTGCATTCCCTACATGGCGCTTGAAGACCAGCATACCATGTCCAACGGCAAAGTTGCCAGCCAAGGAGACTATTTCACCTGGTTGGATTCTCAACCTGTGAACTCAGTTTTGTACGTCTCCCTTGGCAGCTTTGTCTCAGTCTCAGCCTCTCAGCTTGAAGAGATCGCATTGGGCCTAGTAGCCAGTGAGGTCAAGTTCTTGTGGATTCTTCGTGAACAATCCCCTCGGGTGCAAGAACTCTTCGCTGGCATCAATAATGGGATGATACTGCCATGGTGTGAGCAGCTTAAGGTTTTGTGCCATCGTTCAGTTGGGGCCTTCTTGACCCATTGCGGGATGAACTCGACACTTGAAGGCGTCTTTGCTGGTGTGCCTATGCTTGCCTTACCACTGTTTTTTGATCAACCGATTAATGGACGATTAATTGTGGAAGATTGGAAGGTTGGCCTGAACTTTAGGGATTGGGCTAGCAAGGATGGTCTGATCGGGAGAGAGGATATTGCACGGGCTGTGAAGAAGCTGATGTCTTCTGATGAAACTGAGACAAAGGCGCTGAGGAAACATGCTCTCGAGTTGAAGGAGGCTTCTCGCAGAGCAGTCCACAAGGGTGGATCTTCATACTGCAATCTGAGTTCATTGATGGAGACGGTATGCACTCCAAAGTAA
- the LOC136456715 gene encoding cyclin-B1-1-like isoform X1, with product MATRNHNNAAAAAAPQLRHHNRGAVPALGKSKIVPGRAADAMNRRPPLGDIGNLVTARPAEGKPQPQEQQVNRPITRSFGAQLVKNAQANAAIKNAAILPARHALRQDRKAPAKLPLPEDIIVLSSDSEQSRTQSESSASSVRSRRKAINTLSSVLSARSKAACGIADKPRQVIEDIDKLDVNDELAVVEYIEDIYTFYKIAQHERRPCDYIEAQVEINAKMRAILVDWIIEVHHKFELMPETLYLTMYIIDQYLSLQPVLRRELQLVGVSAMLIACKYEEIWAPEVNDFILISDSAYSREQILSMEKGILNRLEWNLTVPTVYMFLVRFLKAATLGNKVEKEMENMVFFFAELALMQYDLVTRLPSLVAASAVNAARLTLKRAPLWTDTLKHHTGFRQSEAELIECTKMLVSAHSTAPESKLRVVYKKYSSEQFGGVALCPPAVEICK from the exons ATGGCCACGCGCAACCACAACAACGCCGCCGCGGCTGCCGCTCCGCAGCTCCGCCATCACAACCGAG GCGCTGTTCCCGCTCTTGGAAAGAGCAAGATCGTGCCCGGCCGAGCAGCTGACGCCATGAACCGGCGACCCCCCCTCGGCGATATTGGCAACCTCGTCACCGCCCGCCCAGCCGAAGG GAAGCCTCAGCCGCAGGAACAGCAGGTCAATCGCCCCATCACGAGAAGCTTCGGTGCTCAACTCGTGAAGAACGCGCAGGCGAATGCCGCCATCAAG AATGCCGCAATCCTACCTGCGAGGCATGCGCTGAGGCAGGACAGGAAGGCTCCTGCCAAGCTGCCGCTGCCTGAAGATATCATAGTACTCAGCTCCGACTCTGAACAGAGCAGGACGCAGTCCGAGAGCAGCGCTAGCTCCGTCCGCTCGAGGAGGAAGGCCATCAATACCCTTTCTTCTGTGCTCTCTGCTCGCTCAAAG GCTGCCTGTGGAATCGCTGATAAGCCAAGACAAGTGATCGAAGACATCGACAAGTTGGACGTCAACGATGAGCTCGCAGTCGTGGAATACATTGAGGACATCTACACGTTCTACAAGATTGCTCAG CACGAGAGACGGCCATGTGACTACATTGAAGCCCAAGTCGAGATCAACGCTAAGATGAGGGCTATCCTGGTTGATTGGATAATTGAAGTGCACCACAAGTTCGAACTGATGCCAGAAACTCTCTACTTGACCATGTACATCATTGATCAGTACCTCTCGCTGCAACCAGTCCTGCGAAGGGAGCTGCAGCTTGTCGGCGTTTCAGCTATGCTGATCGCCTGCAAGTACGAGGAGATTTGGGCCCCAGAG GTGAACGACTTCATCCTTATATCAGACAGTGCTTACAGCAGGGAGCAGATTCTTTCGATGGAGAAGGGGATTCTGAATAGGCTGGAGTGGAACTTGACTGTCCCTACAGTTTACATGTTCCTTGTCCGTTTTCTGAAGGCGGCGACCTTGGGTAACAAAGTTGAGAAAGAG ATGGAGAATATGGTCTTCTTCTTTGCTGAATTGGCGCTGATGCAATACGACTTGGTGACGCGTCTACCTTCGCTGGTTGCAGCTTCTGCTGTCAATGCAGCCAGGCTCACTCTCAAGAGGGCCCCCCTTTGGACCGACACCCTTAAGCACCACACAGGCTTCAGACAGTCAGAGGCAGAGCTAAT TGAATGCACGAAGATGCTGGTGAGCGCACACTCGACTGCCCCTGAGAGCAAGCTGAGGGTTGTGTACAAGAAGTATTCCAGCGAGCAGTTCGGAGGGGTCGCGCTTTGTCCACCCGCAGTGGAGATCTGCAAGTAA